The genomic window AGAATCCGCCGGGTATTTGTAAACGGAACGGTCATTCGTATCCAGCATCACGAAGCGCACCCCGGAATCACGGAAGACGTAATAATCGTGCGGCATGCCAAGCGTGGTGACGATCCGGCATTTCTCGCCGTCCGCCACGGTGTAGTCGTGGTTTCCCAACAAATGCCGCACCGGGTGGCCCAGCCCGTCCAACAACGGCAGCACGTCGCCGAATGACTTGAACTCCCGATCGATGAAATCTCCAAGATGCAGCGTGAAACGTAGCTTCCTCTCCGCGAGCCATCCGACAGCGGTTTTCAGTTTCGGGATGGACTCACGGTAATGCCGCTCCCCCTCCGGCCCGGCATCCGCGTATTGCACGTCGGTGATCAGTCCGAAGGTGAGAGCGGCCGGTTCGTCCGCGGCCCCGCGCACCGCGGTGGATGAGACGGCCAAGGTCGAAAGCCCGATGAAATTTCTCCGGTTCATGAAACGGGTTCCTAGCACCCGTTCCGGCAAGGTGCAATGTCGCATGGGTGACGGGATGGAAAGAGTGACAAGGGTTCCCTCGGGTGCTTGGATTCTCCCGATGATGGATGGCTCACTACTGGTGCTCGGGATCGCCGGGACCGAACTGACGTGCGGGGAGGCGGCGCTTTTCCGCAAGCTGCAACCGGCCGGCTACATCCTGTTCTCCCGGAACATCGGCACCGCCGGGCAGACGCGGAAGCTCACGGACGACCTGCGCGGCATTTCCTACGACACGCCCATCATCGCCATCGATCAGGAAGGCGGAAGGGTCACGCGGACGAAGGACATCGCTCCTGTGGCACCCTCCGCCCCGGCACTCGCGGCGGTGGGGGACATGGGAAAAATCGCGGATGCCGGCGCGTTCACGGGAGATCTGCTGCGGATGCTCGGGGTGAATTTGAATTTCGCCCCCGTGCTGGATCTCGATCATTTTCCGGGCATGCAAAACGCGTTGCGAGGACGCTGCTGGGGGCGTGATCCGCAGCGGGTCATCGATTTCGCGGGCCATTGGAACCGCTGGATGCGGAAACGCTCGGTGGCGGGCTGTGCGAAACATTTCCCCGCCTGTGGCAGGGCGCAATCGGATCCGCACCACGATCTTCCCTCGTCACCGGCGACCTTGGACGAATTGCTGCGCGAGGATGTGATTCCCTACACTGCGCTGATGCCGGAACTGGACTCCATCATGCTAGCACATGTGGAATTCCCGAACATCGACCCGGAGTTCCCCGCGTCACTCTCGCCGCGCATCATCCGGCGTTTCCTGCGCGACCAGCTCGGCTTCGACCGGCACGTCGTCCTGACGGACGACCTCGACATGGGAGCGATCACGAACCGCTACGGGCGCGGAGAGGATGTGAAACTCGCCATCACCGCGGGAAATGATCTCGCCCTCATCTGTCACCGGACCGACACAGCCGAAGTGGCGGCGGCGGCCATCGCCGGGTTGCCGCGCTGGATGGTGGATGAGGCACACGAACGCGTGCACAGGTTGCGCCGCAGGCTGCATTCCCCGCCTGAGTGGTCTGAAAAAAAATGGCTGGCGACGTGTGATTCCCTGGCGGAACTCGCCGCCGCCGTCCCGGAAATCGGGACACCACAGGCTGACAGCCCGGTGGCGGATTACTGATCTTGTCGGAGATTCCCGGCATTCCCCGGGAATTTTTCGTGAATAAACGGATGCGGATTCCGTCGGAAGAGCTAGATTTGAAAAAATCGCCCATCGAAACGAAACCAAGCACCATGAAATCCATCACCCATCTTCTGGCCGCCGCCATCGCGGTGACCACGGCATTCATCTCGGCACCGAAAGCAGAGGCGACCCCGGTCGTGCTCAGAGGGGCCGGCTATTACAAGATCGCCAACAAGATCAAATATTACGTGAACGTGCCGTCCCAAAGCGGGCGCTTCAGGCATCTTGGCGAGGGCTATTATCAGAAGACGACCTATGGATTCGACTACATCGTCAACCGCGGCAACAAACGTTCCGGAGACCTCAGCTTCGAGTTCTGGGCGATGCCATACTTCGGCGCCACCTCCGGTGAAATCTTGATGACGAGAGGAAGAGACCCCCTGAAAGCCGGCAAGTCCTACCGGGATGCCGACTCGACCGGCCAAGCCGTGAACATTGACGAGCGGGCCTTCCCGGAGATCAATCTTTGGGAATACAACGGCAGGAACTGGGTGAACAGGGATGCCTTCACTTTTTCGAGAAGCACCCGACTTTGAGCGGTACTGAACCCATTTCCACCTGCCTGGATGCAGTCCTGGCCCGGGCGGGTTTGTCCCTCGTGACTTTTTCATGAAGCCCGTCACCCTTATTCTCGGTGTCGCCGCCGTAGCCCTGGTTTCAGGAGCCGGTGGCTACTTTTTAGGCAGGGGAAAATCGTCCTTCTCAGGGCCCGTCGCCCTTACGGACGCCGCGCGGGCGAAATCGTCCGCCCGTCCGGGCTTGATTGCGGTTGATCCCGTCAAGCTGCGGGCATCGCTGGATGCGGAGAAAAGCCCGCTCGCCCGCTTCAAGCTGGCACTGGAGCATCTGGAAGCGTGGATCGCAAAGGATCCCGTTGGCGCGCTGGATTGGCTGAACAGCCAGCAAAAAAGCGAACGCCGCGATGAGGTGATCCGCATGGCCCTGAACCTTTATGCCGAAACCGATGCGAGATCCTCGGCGGCTTGGGCGATGCGGAATCTTACCGGAGCGGAACTGAACAACATGCTCATCGCCATCGCCGACAGGTGGGCGGTGCAGAATGGAGACGAGGCGGCCCGGTGGTTTTTGACCCAACCCGCCACCTTGGAGCGCGATGCCGCGGTGGAGAACCTGTTTTTCACCTGGTCCCAGAACGAACCTGCCGCCGCCTTGAAGCTGATCCAGGGAGATCCGTCGCTTGGCGATCTGGTTCCCACCCTCCTCCGTGCTTCGTTCGCCGGGTGGGCGAAGGGAGATCCCCAGGCCGCCGTCTCCTCCAGTCTTGAGCTGGGCCGCGCCCGCAACGATCCGGAGCAATTCGCGAACACTCTCGCGAACTGGGCCACGATGGACCTGGAGAGCAGTTCGAAATGGCTGGCGGAAAACGTCCCCGCCGGTGCCGAGCGCCTTGCCGCGACCCGGGAGCTTGCCGGGATTTACGCCCAGCAGTCGCCTGCGGACGGACTCGTCTGGTTGGGAAAACTTGATTCCGGTCCCGAGCGTGACGCCGCGGCGAACGCCTTGACCACCGGATGGTCGCGGAGCAGCCCGGCGGAAGCGGCGGCCTGGGCGGCCGGCCAGACCATCAGCCAGCTCGCCCCGGAATCGATCCAGGACATTTCCCGGAATTTTCTCATGAGGGATCCGGCGGCGTTCGAAGCATGGCGCGCCGCATTGCCAGAAGGACCGTTCAAGGAACAGACCAAACAGGTGGGGATCGGACCCGGCGACGAGTGACCGCTCATTTGCCCAGCACCCACGAGATGTGCGGTGTGTAGAGGTCCGGCTCCAGCAGGAACGAGTCGTGACCCTTGTCCGAATGCACGCTGATGTGCATGACATCCACCTTCGCCTCTTCCAGGTGCTTCACCAGCTCCGCCTGCTCTTCCGGGAAAAAGCAGAAGTCGGAATCAATGGAGAAGACGAGCCACTTCTGGCCCGCCAGACGCGCGCGCTCGAAAAGGTCGCGCGGGGTTTCGGCATCGCCCTCCTGCGTCGCGTCATAGCGCGACCACATGTCGATGATGCGGAGGTAGGTGTTCGCATCGAAACGTTTCACGAACTTTTTCCCCTGATGCAGCATGTAGCTCTGGAACTGGTCGCGGACGCGATACCACGCGAGCACGTCATCCGGCTGGACGATGTCCTGGCGCGCGCGCTTTTCGATGGCGTCGAGGTGGACGAAGGTCTTGTGGGAGATCATTCTGGCAAGCACCAGTCCGTAGAGCGGCGGAGCATCGTCGTAATAGTCTCCCCCGTTGAAATGCGGGTCGTTTTCAATCGCGAGGATCTGCTCGAAGAGGTGCAGGCGGTTCAGCACCGTCGTCTTGTATCCCGAGGCGATGACGATGACGTTTTTCACCCGGGCGGGGAAACGTGTCGCGAAGGTCAGCGCGATCAGTCCTCCCACCGATGGCCCCACCACGGCGTGCAGGGTCCCGATCCCGAAGTGATCCAGCAGATGCGTGAAAACCTCGACCTGGTCCGCCGCGGAGATGGAAGGGAACGATGCCCCCCATGGTTTTCCGGTTTCCGGGTGGATGGACCCGGGGCCGGTGCTGCCATAACAACCGCCGAGATAGTTCGCGCAAACGATGAAGAACCGGTCCGTGTCGATCGCCTTGCCGGGGCCGATCATCGTTTCCCACCAACCCTCGTGCATTTCCGCCTGCCAGAGTTCTCCGACACCGTCGATAGCGGTATTCACTCCGACGGCGTGATGCGAGCCGGACAGCGCGTGGAAGAGGAAGATCGCGTTCGAGCGGTCCTCGTTCAGTTCGCCCCAGGTTTCGTAAGCGAGGGTGATGCCCGGCAGCATTCCGCCATCCCGCAACCGCACGGGTTCGTCAGGGCTTCCGGTTTCAAAGAAATGCGTGCGGGTCTCGGCGGACATGCGCGGAGCCTATGCAGCCCCCGGCCCGCATAGCAAGGGCGGTAACGGTCTCCTTGTCAGTGGCGGAGTCATCCGTTAGTTCTCGTCCCATGAAATCCGTCCCTGTCCTTTTCCTGTGCGTCCTGCTCGCCTCGTGCGGCCCCGGCCTTGGTCCGAGTGTAGTCACCCAGGGAGTGCCCAGACCCGCGTTCCTGCCGGAAAAAGCCGAAAAAGGCCGACTCTTCAGATATTATCAGGACAAAGGCCCGTCGAAATGGATGAACAACTGGGCCGCGAACCTCGACCTCACCGGAGTCTCATGGAACGAGGCGACCGCCTGCACGCTGATCTCGCCGGGGCACGTCGTCATGGCCGCCCACTTCATGCGGCAGTCCACCACCCCGGTCATCTTCCATGACAGGAACGGCAATTTCCATGAGCGCTACCTCGTGGCCGTCAAAAAGCTGGCCTTCACCGACATCGCGGTTGGGAAACTGAATCTGCCGCTGCCGCCGGAGGTGAAATACTATCGGTTTGCGGACGCT from Luteolibacter yonseiensis includes these protein-coding regions:
- a CDS encoding metallophosphoesterase, with protein sequence MNRRNFIGLSTLAVSSTAVRGAADEPAALTFGLITDVQYADAGPEGERHYRESIPKLKTAVGWLAERKLRFTLHLGDFIDREFKSFGDVLPLLDGLGHPVRHLLGNHDYTVADGEKCRIVTTLGMPHDYYVFRDSGVRFVMLDTNDRSVYKYPADSSSDRESESLLKDLVAKNSSAAKPWNGGISDDQLEWLERELAAADAVKERVILCGHHPLLPADGHQVWNSEAVLAVIDRHPSVAAFFNGHNHAGAEVIRNGIPYITFKSILHEPEVNAFSAIRLFADRLEIEGNGRETSRVIPLRKV
- a CDS encoding glycoside hydrolase family 3 protein, which translates into the protein MKRVPSTRSGKVQCRMGDGMERVTRVPSGAWILPMMDGSLLVLGIAGTELTCGEAALFRKLQPAGYILFSRNIGTAGQTRKLTDDLRGISYDTPIIAIDQEGGRVTRTKDIAPVAPSAPALAAVGDMGKIADAGAFTGDLLRMLGVNLNFAPVLDLDHFPGMQNALRGRCWGRDPQRVIDFAGHWNRWMRKRSVAGCAKHFPACGRAQSDPHHDLPSSPATLDELLREDVIPYTALMPELDSIMLAHVEFPNIDPEFPASLSPRIIRRFLRDQLGFDRHVVLTDDLDMGAITNRYGRGEDVKLAITAGNDLALICHRTDTAEVAAAAIAGLPRWMVDEAHERVHRLRRRLHSPPEWSEKKWLATCDSLAELAAAVPEIGTPQADSPVADY
- the metX gene encoding homoserine O-acetyltransferase MetX, which encodes MSAETRTHFFETGSPDEPVRLRDGGMLPGITLAYETWGELNEDRSNAIFLFHALSGSHHAVGVNTAIDGVGELWQAEMHEGWWETMIGPGKAIDTDRFFIVCANYLGGCYGSTGPGSIHPETGKPWGASFPSISAADQVEVFTHLLDHFGIGTLHAVVGPSVGGLIALTFATRFPARVKNVIVIASGYKTTVLNRLHLFEQILAIENDPHFNGGDYYDDAPPLYGLVLARMISHKTFVHLDAIEKRARQDIVQPDDVLAWYRVRDQFQSYMLHQGKKFVKRFDANTYLRIIDMWSRYDATQEGDAETPRDLFERARLAGQKWLVFSIDSDFCFFPEEQAELVKHLEEAKVDVMHISVHSDKGHDSFLLEPDLYTPHISWVLGK